In a single window of the Phycisphaerales bacterium genome:
- the recG gene encoding ATP-dependent DNA helicase RecG has product MSTLRVDSPVQYVKGVGPQRAAAFATLGIQTVGDLLHYYPFRYEHESGEVAIADLVPGTHATVRGEVLRVGGRRPMLRCEIDDGTGQCILRWFNQDYGGRSLFRGATVIASGRVQIYGDLAELVQPRVQVFAPDAVLMTQGAGPRRVGVYRGNQQCKSPLIRRSVLAVLNQAQLPLAEILPETLVQDRGLLPRAQAVRMLHCPPDEPQLAEARRRLAFEELFLMELAMALRRQRRMSLQQAAVLHVTPEIDARIRARFPFTLTSAQDEVVREIAADLQLGRPMTRLLQGDVGSGKTVVALYACLVAIANGRQAAIMAPTEILAQQHYANIQRYLAGSRVRSVLLRGKLPKGERDAALSAIENGQLDLVVGTQALIQKDVAFNELALVVVDEQHKFGVLQRHEFRTKGLRPHYLVMTATPIPRTLAMTIFGDLEISVLKQSPPGRGNILTKVVPRDKWETVLGYVHGRLLAGEQAYVVCPQIGRSDEPETSTPPAAGQSTRGAARAPEIVTVTDMYTRLSEGPWRDLRIGLLHGALRPADKQRVIRDFTAGALHAVVSTTVVEVGVDIPNASIMLIENADRYGLSQLHQLRGRIGRGARDSLCVLIAADERGQSGERLAAMVASTDGFAIAEADLKQRGPGEFFGTRQHGLPELRVANIVEDFALLEAARTDAFALVKRDPELRAPEHELLRAALRALFRDKLALIDAA; this is encoded by the coding sequence ATGTCCACGCTCCGCGTCGACAGTCCCGTCCAGTATGTCAAAGGCGTCGGGCCGCAGCGCGCCGCCGCCTTTGCCACACTGGGCATCCAGACGGTCGGCGACCTGCTCCACTACTACCCCTTCCGCTACGAACACGAGAGCGGCGAAGTCGCCATTGCGGACCTCGTCCCCGGTACCCACGCGACGGTGCGCGGCGAGGTGCTGCGCGTCGGCGGCCGCCGCCCCATGCTGCGCTGCGAAATTGACGACGGTACCGGCCAGTGCATCCTGCGCTGGTTCAACCAGGATTACGGAGGACGCAGTCTTTTCCGGGGCGCCACCGTCATTGCCAGCGGACGCGTCCAGATCTATGGCGACCTGGCCGAGCTCGTGCAACCGCGCGTGCAGGTCTTCGCCCCGGATGCCGTGCTGATGACGCAAGGCGCCGGCCCACGGCGCGTCGGGGTCTACCGCGGGAACCAGCAGTGCAAGTCACCGCTGATCCGCCGGTCCGTCCTCGCCGTCCTGAACCAGGCCCAGCTCCCCCTGGCGGAGATCCTGCCCGAAACTCTGGTGCAAGACCGCGGCCTGCTGCCCCGTGCCCAGGCCGTCCGCATGCTCCATTGCCCGCCGGATGAGCCGCAACTGGCCGAGGCCCGGCGCCGGTTGGCTTTTGAAGAGCTATTCCTGATGGAGCTCGCCATGGCCCTGCGGCGGCAACGCCGTATGAGTCTCCAGCAGGCGGCGGTGTTGCATGTCACGCCGGAGATCGATGCCCGCATCCGGGCTCGCTTCCCCTTCACTCTCACCAGCGCACAGGACGAAGTCGTCCGCGAGATTGCCGCTGATCTGCAGCTCGGGCGGCCGATGACGCGACTCCTCCAGGGGGACGTCGGAAGCGGGAAGACCGTCGTGGCGCTCTATGCCTGCCTTGTCGCCATCGCCAACGGTCGGCAGGCCGCCATCATGGCTCCCACCGAGATCCTCGCCCAACAGCACTACGCAAACATCCAGCGCTACCTCGCCGGCAGTCGCGTGCGCTCGGTCCTGCTGCGCGGGAAGTTGCCGAAGGGCGAGCGTGATGCGGCGCTCTCCGCCATCGAGAACGGCCAACTCGATCTCGTCGTCGGCACACAGGCCCTGATCCAGAAGGATGTCGCCTTCAACGAACTCGCCCTCGTCGTCGTGGACGAGCAACACAAGTTCGGCGTGCTACAGCGGCACGAATTCCGCACCAAGGGGCTGCGGCCGCACTACCTTGTCATGACTGCAACCCCCATTCCGCGCACCCTCGCCATGACCATTTTCGGCGATCTCGAAATCTCCGTCCTCAAGCAGTCGCCCCCCGGCCGCGGCAACATTCTCACCAAGGTCGTACCGCGTGATAAGTGGGAGACGGTGCTGGGCTACGTGCACGGCCGGCTCTTGGCTGGCGAGCAGGCCTATGTCGTCTGTCCGCAGATCGGGCGCAGCGACGAACCCGAGACCTCCACCCCACCAGCCGCCGGACAATCAACCCGTGGCGCGGCGCGTGCGCCGGAGATCGTCACAGTCACGGACATGTACACGCGCCTTTCCGAGGGACCCTGGCGTGACCTGCGCATCGGGCTGTTGCACGGGGCCCTGCGGCCGGCGGACAAACAGCGGGTCATTCGGGATTTCACCGCCGGCGCTTTGCATGCCGTCGTCTCCACGACCGTAGTCGAAGTGGGCGTGGACATTCCCAACGCATCGATCATGTTGATCGAGAATGCCGATCGCTACGGCCTCTCCCAATTGCACCAGCTACGCGGCCGCATCGGGCGCGGCGCCCGCGACAGTCTCTGCGTACTGATTGCCGCGGATGAGCGCGGCCAATCAGGAGAACGGCTCGCGGCCATGGTCGCTTCGACCGACGGGTTCGCCATCGCCGAGGCCGACCTGAAGCAGCGCGGCCCCGGCGAGTTCTTCGGCACCCGGCAGCATGGTCTCCCCGAGCTGCGCGTCGCCAACATCGTGGAGGATTTTGCCCTGCTGGAAGCGGCGCGCACCGATGCCTTCGCACTGGTGAAACGCGACCCTGAACTGCGGGCACCGGAGCACGAACTCCTGCGGGCCGCGTTGCGGGCACTCTTCCGCGACAAGCTCGCTCTCATCGATGCCGCGTAG
- a CDS encoding 2Fe-2S iron-sulfur cluster binding domain-containing protein codes for MGGRNPYIEQSKIELPQKKYTLTIIDEQKQKHVIEVDPARIPYEDHGLPGSILDIAMAHGINLDHACGGVCACATCHVIVRQGLETCNASTDDEEDQLDDAYGLTGQSRLGCQCVPNGQADVRVEIPNWNRNLAREAPH; via the coding sequence ATGGGTGGCCGCAATCCATACATCGAGCAGTCGAAGATCGAACTGCCGCAGAAGAAGTACACGCTGACGATCATCGACGAGCAGAAGCAGAAGCACGTGATCGAGGTGGATCCGGCCAGGATTCCCTACGAGGATCACGGGTTACCGGGGTCGATTCTCGACATCGCGATGGCGCATGGGATCAACCTGGACCACGCCTGCGGCGGCGTGTGCGCCTGTGCGACGTGCCACGTGATTGTGCGCCAGGGGCTGGAGACCTGTAATGCGTCCACGGACGATGAAGAAGACCAGCTCGACGATGCCTACGGCTTGACCGGGCAGAGCCGGTTGGGGTGCCAGTGTGTGCCGAACGGGCAGGCGGACGTGCGGGTTGAGATTCCCAACTGGAACCGCAACCTGGCGCGTGAGGCGCCGCACTAA
- the hscA gene encoding Fe-S protein assembly chaperone HscA, translating into MDDVIVGIDLGTTFSLVAYADEAGPRILRDANGDGRLPSVIGVLPRVDGGPPEVMIGWPARAQAVANARATVYSVKRLIGKGLEELRAELPFLTYDVGSGPRDTVQIELDGRRYSPEELSSLILRALRERAEQQLGRPVQKAVITVPAYFDDAQRQATRDAARAAGLEVVRIINEPTAAALAYGLGLRSAAAPRGPTPLPLPQCHPAGVADAAAATQLVAVYDLGGGTFDVSILRLDGDVFQVLSTAGDTHLGGDDFDRTLIELVTQEVEAQFGVTITAAATRQALRGLAEAVKIRLGEQPQADIELDLDRARTYRRTITRAEFETLTRPLVERTIEACGRALRDAGLRAADVQQAILVGGSTRIPQVRQRVAEYFGRAPYTALNPDEVVALGAAIQGAVMAGQRSDLLLLDVIPLSLGIETMGGAMGKLILRNTTIPCRATEMFTTFVDGQTAIKLTVLQGERELARDCRALATFTLDGLPPMPAGIPKVEVEFLVDANGILNVSAREGRSGQEASIQVVPTHGLTRAEVDRIARESVQFAQVDVDAHRRIDLVNQVAFDTHKTEQMLAQVGSELSTEERARIEQDLAALRKLAEQGVDLDALHAALVAFGRSTLRLAELGIRAALIEHDRRP; encoded by the coding sequence GTGGATGATGTGATCGTCGGTATTGATTTAGGGACGACGTTCTCGCTCGTGGCGTATGCCGACGAAGCGGGCCCGCGGATCCTGCGCGATGCCAATGGGGACGGGCGGTTGCCATCGGTGATTGGTGTGTTGCCGCGCGTGGACGGGGGACCGCCGGAAGTCATGATTGGGTGGCCGGCGCGGGCGCAGGCGGTGGCGAATGCGCGGGCGACGGTGTACTCCGTGAAGCGCCTGATCGGGAAGGGGCTCGAGGAGTTGCGGGCGGAGTTGCCGTTCCTGACGTATGACGTGGGCTCGGGTCCGCGCGACACGGTGCAGATCGAACTCGACGGGCGGCGCTACAGCCCGGAGGAGCTCTCGTCGCTGATTCTCCGGGCGCTCCGGGAGCGGGCGGAGCAGCAACTCGGGCGACCGGTGCAGAAGGCCGTGATCACGGTGCCGGCTTACTTCGATGATGCCCAGCGCCAGGCAACGCGAGATGCGGCCCGGGCGGCCGGGCTGGAGGTGGTGCGGATCATTAACGAGCCCACCGCGGCGGCACTGGCCTATGGACTGGGACTGCGCAGTGCCGCAGCGCCGCGGGGACCTACACCGCTGCCTTTGCCCCAATGCCATCCGGCGGGTGTTGCTGACGCGGCGGCGGCGACGCAGCTTGTCGCGGTGTACGACCTTGGTGGCGGGACGTTTGACGTTTCGATCCTGCGACTCGACGGGGACGTGTTCCAGGTCCTGAGCACGGCGGGAGATACGCATCTCGGCGGGGACGATTTCGATCGTACGCTGATTGAGCTGGTGACGCAGGAAGTCGAGGCGCAGTTCGGCGTGACCATCACGGCGGCGGCGACGCGCCAGGCGCTGCGGGGCCTGGCCGAGGCCGTGAAGATCCGGCTCGGAGAACAACCACAGGCGGACATCGAGCTAGACCTCGATCGCGCGCGGACCTATCGGCGCACGATCACGCGCGCGGAGTTCGAAACGCTCACGCGTCCGTTGGTGGAGCGGACGATCGAGGCGTGCGGCCGGGCGCTGCGGGATGCGGGGTTGCGCGCGGCGGATGTGCAGCAGGCGATCCTCGTGGGGGGCTCGACCCGGATTCCGCAGGTGCGGCAGCGCGTGGCTGAATACTTCGGGCGCGCGCCGTACACAGCGCTGAACCCGGATGAGGTGGTCGCCCTGGGGGCGGCCATCCAGGGGGCTGTGATGGCGGGGCAGCGCTCAGACCTGCTGTTGCTGGACGTGATTCCGTTGTCGCTCGGAATCGAGACAATGGGCGGGGCGATGGGCAAGCTGATCCTGCGAAACACCACGATTCCATGTCGTGCGACGGAAATGTTTACGACCTTTGTCGATGGGCAGACAGCCATCAAGTTGACGGTGCTGCAAGGGGAGCGGGAGTTGGCACGGGACTGCCGCGCATTGGCTACATTTACGCTGGATGGCCTGCCGCCGATGCCGGCCGGCATTCCGAAGGTGGAAGTGGAATTTCTGGTGGATGCGAACGGGATCCTGAACGTGAGTGCGCGGGAGGGGCGCAGTGGTCAGGAGGCGAGCATCCAGGTGGTGCCGACGCATGGGCTCACACGGGCCGAAGTCGACCGCATAGCACGGGAGAGTGTGCAGTTTGCACAGGTTGACGTCGATGCCCACCGGCGGATCGATCTCGTGAACCAGGTCGCGTTCGATACACATAAAACCGAACAGATGCTGGCGCAGGTCGGATCGGAGTTGTCGACGGAGGAGCGGGCGCGGATCGAGCAGGACCTCGCAGCTCTGCGCAAGCTGGCGGAGCAGGGCGTGGATTTAGATGCGCTGCATGCGGCGTTGGTCGCCTTCGGCCGGAGCACGCTGCGGCTGGCGGAGCTGGGCATCCGCGCGGCGTTGATCGAGCATGACCGAAGGCCGTAA
- the hscB gene encoding Fe-S protein assembly co-chaperone HscB, giving the protein MVVNPKNASGDTAALLKCRACDGPMETPVFCADCRRLYPADGVSYFELMGLAPVAEIAEEELRERYLKLSRGIHPDRQGAVGESVLGLRVSARLNEAYRVLSDPFLRIEYLLELAGGKSSAEDRSVPTDVLTESLGMREELGEARAAGDAARLEACRAQAQAQRRGLLVRLLDLARRLPGDAALRDELRKTLNASKYYQKILAET; this is encoded by the coding sequence ATGGTCGTTAACCCTAAGAATGCGAGCGGTGACACGGCAGCGCTGCTGAAGTGCCGGGCGTGTGATGGACCGATGGAGACGCCGGTATTCTGTGCGGACTGCCGGCGTCTGTATCCCGCGGATGGGGTGAGCTATTTCGAGCTGATGGGTCTGGCGCCGGTCGCGGAAATCGCCGAGGAGGAACTGCGGGAGCGCTATCTGAAGCTGTCGCGTGGGATCCACCCGGATCGGCAGGGGGCGGTGGGGGAGTCCGTGCTCGGGTTGCGTGTCAGCGCCAGGTTGAACGAGGCGTACCGCGTATTGTCCGATCCCTTCCTGCGGATCGAGTACCTGTTGGAATTGGCAGGCGGGAAATCGTCGGCTGAAGATCGCTCGGTGCCAACGGACGTGCTGACGGAGTCTTTGGGCATGCGTGAGGAGCTGGGCGAGGCACGCGCCGCGGGGGATGCGGCGCGGCTGGAGGCCTGTCGGGCGCAGGCGCAGGCGCAACGGCGGGGATTGCTGGTACGGCTGCTGGATCTGGCCCGACGGTTGCCGGGTGATGCAGCGCTGCGGGATGAGCTGCGCAAGACCCTGAACGCGAGTAAGTACTACCAGAAGATCCTGGCGGAGACCTGA
- a CDS encoding iron-sulfur cluster assembly accessory protein yields MSDATATNAVTHPAPVYIPARDRAVTPPEGQGVQLTPLAAKYVRQYMEKTENPSQQYLFFGVKGGGCSGLSYVLDLRDESVSQVAETDEVFLSHDVVVVCDLKSFMVGHLDGTTIDYEEGMMGAGFTFKNPNAKHSCGCGSSYTA; encoded by the coding sequence ATGAGTGATGCAACCGCCACGAACGCCGTGACCCACCCGGCGCCGGTTTACATTCCCGCACGTGACCGCGCGGTGACGCCGCCCGAAGGGCAGGGTGTCCAGTTGACGCCCCTGGCGGCGAAGTACGTCCGTCAGTACATGGAGAAAACCGAGAATCCCAGCCAGCAGTACCTCTTTTTCGGGGTCAAGGGGGGCGGGTGCAGCGGGCTGAGCTACGTGCTCGATCTGCGTGATGAAAGTGTCTCGCAAGTGGCGGAAACAGACGAGGTCTTTCTCTCGCACGACGTGGTGGTGGTGTGTGACCTGAAGAGCTTCATGGTCGGGCACCTCGACGGCACGACGATCGACTACGAGGAAGGCATGATGGGCGCCGGGTTCACCTTCAAGAATCCGAATGCCAAGCACTCGTGCGGTTGCGGTTCCAGCTACACGGCGTAG
- the iscU gene encoding Fe-S cluster assembly scaffold IscU, translating into MAYSEKVLDHYSNPRNVGSLDKASPNVGTGIVGAPECGDVMKLQIQVDEHDQIVDAKFKTFGCGSAIASSSLATEWMKGRTLDEALAIKNTDIVNELALPPVKIHCSVLAEDAIKAAVADLKAKRGQVAVEPAAAGQTA; encoded by the coding sequence ATGGCCTATAGCGAGAAGGTACTCGATCACTATTCCAATCCGAGAAATGTCGGGTCGCTGGACAAAGCCAGCCCGAATGTCGGGACGGGGATCGTGGGCGCGCCCGAGTGCGGCGACGTGATGAAATTGCAGATCCAGGTCGACGAGCACGACCAGATCGTGGATGCAAAGTTCAAGACCTTTGGCTGTGGTTCGGCCATTGCTTCGAGTTCGCTCGCGACAGAGTGGATGAAGGGGCGGACCTTGGACGAAGCCCTGGCGATCAAGAACACCGACATCGTGAATGAGCTGGCGTTGCCGCCTGTCAAGATCCACTGTAGCGTGCTGGCCGAAGACGCGATCAAGGCGGCCGTGGCCGATTTGAAGGCGAAACGTGGCCAGGTGGCGGTGGAACCGGCGGCGGCCGGACAGACGGCGTAG
- a CDS encoding IscS subfamily cysteine desulfurase: MRVYLDNNATTPVDPQVLEAMLPFFTEKYGNAASRSHGFGWEAEEAVEHARAQVAAVINADPREIIFTSGATESNNIAIKGVAAMYADKGKHIITQETEHKAVIDPSKYLEQRGYEVTVLKVDARGRVDPAQVAAALRPDTILVSIMHGNNEIGTLQPIAEIGRICRAQGVLLHTDCCQTFGKVPLDVHAMNIDLLSCSAHKIYGPKGVGALYVRRKNPRVRCEAVIHGGGHERGMRSGTLNVPGIVGLGKAAELARNNMSADAAHVAGLRDRLQQGIMAQLDEVYLNGHPTERTPTNLNLSFAYVEGESLMMGFKDIAVSSGSACTSASLEPSYVLKALGVGDELAHSSIRFSLGRFNTAAEIDFTIDLVVKTVRKLREMSPLYELAQEGVDLKTVAWAAH; this comes from the coding sequence ATGAGAGTTTACCTGGACAACAACGCGACAACGCCGGTCGATCCGCAGGTGCTGGAGGCGATGCTGCCGTTCTTCACCGAGAAGTACGGCAATGCGGCCTCGCGGAGTCACGGCTTCGGGTGGGAAGCAGAAGAGGCGGTGGAGCACGCCCGCGCCCAGGTGGCGGCGGTGATCAACGCTGACCCGCGCGAGATCATCTTCACGAGTGGTGCGACGGAGAGCAACAACATCGCCATCAAGGGCGTGGCGGCGATGTATGCCGACAAGGGCAAACACATCATTACGCAGGAGACCGAGCACAAGGCGGTCATCGACCCCAGCAAGTACCTCGAGCAGCGCGGGTACGAGGTGACCGTGTTGAAGGTCGATGCGCGGGGCCGAGTCGATCCGGCCCAGGTGGCCGCAGCTCTCCGGCCGGACACGATCCTCGTGTCAATCATGCATGGCAACAATGAGATTGGCACGCTGCAACCGATCGCCGAGATCGGGCGGATCTGCCGGGCACAGGGGGTGCTGCTGCACACGGACTGTTGCCAGACGTTTGGCAAGGTGCCGCTGGACGTGCATGCGATGAACATCGACCTGTTGAGTTGCAGCGCGCACAAGATTTACGGTCCGAAGGGGGTGGGGGCGCTGTATGTCCGGCGGAAGAACCCGCGTGTGCGGTGCGAGGCGGTGATTCACGGCGGCGGGCACGAGCGCGGCATGCGCTCCGGTACGCTGAACGTGCCGGGGATCGTGGGGCTCGGCAAGGCGGCGGAGCTGGCCCGGAACAACATGAGCGCGGACGCGGCCCATGTGGCCGGGCTAAGGGATCGCCTGCAGCAGGGGATCATGGCGCAGCTCGACGAGGTGTACCTGAACGGGCATCCGACTGAGCGTACACCCACGAACTTGAATCTCTCCTTCGCCTATGTGGAGGGCGAGAGTCTGATGATGGGCTTCAAGGACATCGCCGTCTCGAGCGGCTCGGCCTGCACGAGCGCCTCGCTGGAGCCGAGCTATGTGCTGAAAGCCCTCGGCGTCGGCGACGAGTTGGCGCACAGCAGCATTCGGTTTTCACTGGGTCGGTTCAACACCGCGGCGGAGATCGATTTCACGATCGACCTCGTGGTCAAGACGGTGCGCAAGCTGCGGGAAATGAGCCCGCTCTACGAACTGGCACAGGAAGGCGTGGATCTGAAGACGGTCGCATGGGCGGCGCACTAG
- a CDS encoding Rrf2 family transcriptional regulator: MLTLTRKTEYALIAISHLARVGRQIVSARDIAEEHTVPLPLLMNVLKKLNRAGYINSVRGARGGYLLATNPEELTLADLIEAVEGPVHLTRCTNTADDARVCGISSTCPIRRSLVRVHQRLHAFLRGVTVAEIAHDHPASAELNVTKVLAK, from the coding sequence ATGTTGACGCTCACGAGAAAAACGGAGTACGCGCTGATTGCGATTTCACACCTGGCCCGGGTGGGCCGGCAGATCGTGAGCGCGCGGGACATCGCGGAAGAGCACACCGTGCCGCTGCCGTTGCTGATGAATGTTTTGAAGAAACTCAACCGGGCGGGTTACATCAACTCCGTGCGGGGCGCACGCGGCGGGTATCTGCTGGCGACGAACCCGGAGGAGCTGACGCTCGCCGACCTGATCGAGGCGGTTGAAGGGCCCGTGCACCTGACGCGGTGTACGAATACGGCTGACGACGCCCGGGTGTGCGGGATTTCCTCGACCTGTCCGATTCGTCGTTCGCTGGTGCGAGTGCATCAGCGGTTGCATGCGTTTCTGCGCGGTGTGACGGTGGCGGAGATTGCACACGACCACCCCGCTTCCGCCGAGCTCAACGTGACGAAGGTGCTGGCCAAATGA
- a CDS encoding CHASE2 domain-containing protein, with protein MTHPRAQRWTALVGLVATAATLAIYLLGGFDWLEYRLLDLRFRYANSTPESPELVCIDIDDGSIDRIGRWPWPRDLQAQILAVLTEAGARAVLVDIEYREPEPLRTVVPGGLDITSDLLTLAEDASIRALPDLELQTAIATADNVYLAFNYSQDLVQSERPVERIQSAAFRHLVAQIDAGDSESARKTAQQHWSQPAEVDQFEVPFEFRLAQVYDVLRARPLAPLETLSGGAPLAALLGGPGVDERLRRARRAGLEACRALALQHWLRAWFAAEPERWVEPPHRLLPAAEADLATLGDDPATQPERMAAALRHVLNDHFTTTRSALAAPDLAARAPEVDTLHPVYFRHAAVARRCGFVVFQHDRDNVVRRMRLLVQHEGRLMPQLAFVLAMDVLGAGPEHLRQTGRTLWLDVPGQASRRLTLGRHGHVLMPWVPQQDWTRQFGEHVPADLPLSVHLLRQRMDHNRRELLAALRTVQAAGQLLAQADFAQDLADALNLPGRLRYARYAGEAAAAQQLADAVREYERFLSEDAPLVRAAAVAALADTPAERADEELHRALDTIVRACDANAALAAETRALLERLRDRVAGRICLLGYTATALADMAPIPTHPRAPGVLAHANLLNGLLVNRLPRIAPPGLNILLTLGAGLFVTLASSTRRPVLGVAAVAAGALATLGGAGWAAFYFGYLWIAITPLLATLGVTFVAILLFRYVFLERESRQIARALGQYTSATLARKMAEDAELCKRAETRAVSAMFTDLAGFTALSERIGAERTQRVLNLTLGRLSDAIMQHEGMINKFMGDGIFAFWNPVIYPQPDHARRACEAALDLQVALTALITEQRAAGGDESFAQLYLRIGVATGNAVVGPCGSEHKYDYTCIGDSVNVAARLESANKFYGTRILISGATFAQTADLLAVRPLGGVRVKGKQQGVPIYELLGRRDQVPTDILEYADRFAAAVTAFTARDWDTALAGFEACCAARPDDRAAHEYCAATRALRAAPPPADWSGALELTEK; from the coding sequence GTGACACATCCTCGTGCCCAGCGTTGGACCGCACTTGTGGGCCTGGTGGCGACAGCCGCCACGCTCGCAATCTACTTGCTCGGTGGTTTCGACTGGCTCGAGTACCGCCTGCTCGACCTGCGCTTTCGGTACGCCAACAGTACACCCGAATCCCCCGAACTTGTCTGTATCGACATCGACGACGGCTCCATCGACCGCATCGGGCGCTGGCCTTGGCCGCGCGATCTCCAAGCCCAGATCCTCGCGGTCCTCACTGAGGCAGGAGCCCGGGCAGTGCTGGTAGATATCGAGTATCGCGAGCCCGAGCCCTTGCGCACGGTCGTGCCCGGCGGGCTCGACATCACGTCTGACCTCCTGACACTCGCCGAGGATGCCTCGATCCGGGCACTGCCCGACCTGGAACTCCAGACCGCCATTGCGACGGCCGACAACGTGTACCTCGCCTTCAATTACAGCCAGGACCTCGTGCAGTCCGAGCGCCCCGTCGAGCGAATCCAAAGCGCGGCCTTCCGTCACCTCGTCGCACAAATCGACGCCGGTGATTCCGAGTCGGCGCGAAAGACCGCCCAGCAGCACTGGTCGCAACCGGCAGAGGTGGACCAGTTCGAAGTACCCTTCGAGTTCCGACTGGCACAGGTTTACGACGTGTTGCGCGCCCGGCCACTCGCACCGCTCGAAACGCTCAGTGGTGGCGCCCCGCTGGCCGCACTGCTGGGAGGTCCGGGCGTGGACGAGAGGTTGCGCCGTGCGCGCCGCGCCGGCCTGGAGGCCTGTCGTGCCTTGGCACTGCAACACTGGCTGCGCGCCTGGTTCGCGGCGGAACCAGAACGCTGGGTTGAACCGCCGCACCGCCTGTTGCCCGCGGCCGAGGCGGATCTTGCTACACTGGGCGACGACCCCGCGACGCAGCCGGAGCGCATGGCCGCCGCTCTGCGACACGTTTTGAACGACCATTTCACGACCACACGCTCGGCGTTGGCAGCACCGGACCTCGCAGCTCGCGCCCCCGAGGTTGACACGCTGCACCCGGTGTACTTCCGCCATGCCGCCGTCGCACGGCGCTGCGGCTTCGTGGTTTTTCAACATGACCGGGATAACGTTGTTCGACGCATGCGGCTGTTGGTACAGCATGAAGGGCGCCTGATGCCGCAGCTTGCTTTCGTCCTGGCCATGGACGTGCTCGGCGCGGGGCCTGAGCATCTCCGACAGACCGGACGGACCCTGTGGCTGGATGTTCCCGGCCAGGCGTCGCGGCGCTTGACACTTGGACGCCACGGTCACGTCCTCATGCCGTGGGTACCGCAACAGGATTGGACGCGGCAGTTCGGAGAGCACGTACCCGCCGACTTGCCGCTCAGCGTGCACCTGCTGCGTCAGCGCATGGACCACAACCGGCGCGAACTCCTGGCGGCGCTCCGGACGGTGCAGGCCGCCGGGCAGCTCCTGGCGCAGGCGGACTTTGCGCAGGATCTGGCGGATGCGTTGAATCTACCTGGGCGTCTGCGGTACGCGCGGTACGCGGGTGAGGCCGCCGCGGCACAGCAACTCGCAGATGCCGTACGGGAGTACGAGCGGTTCCTGTCGGAGGACGCGCCCCTCGTCCGGGCCGCGGCCGTCGCGGCGCTCGCTGACACGCCCGCGGAACGCGCCGACGAGGAACTGCACCGCGCCCTCGACACGATTGTGCGGGCGTGTGACGCGAATGCCGCCCTCGCAGCGGAGACGCGTGCGCTGCTGGAGCGACTGCGCGACCGGGTTGCAGGGCGCATCTGCCTGCTGGGCTACACCGCAACGGCGCTGGCGGATATGGCCCCGATCCCGACGCACCCGCGCGCCCCGGGGGTGCTCGCACACGCGAACCTGCTGAATGGCCTGCTGGTCAACCGGCTACCACGCATCGCACCGCCCGGGTTGAACATCCTGCTGACCCTCGGCGCCGGCCTGTTCGTGACACTCGCGAGCAGTACGCGCCGCCCGGTGCTCGGGGTCGCGGCGGTCGCCGCCGGGGCGTTGGCCACTCTGGGCGGGGCCGGCTGGGCGGCGTTCTACTTTGGCTACCTGTGGATCGCCATCACACCGCTGCTGGCCACCCTGGGCGTGACATTCGTGGCGATTCTGCTGTTCCGCTACGTCTTCCTGGAGCGCGAGTCGCGGCAGATTGCACGGGCCCTAGGCCAGTACACTTCGGCGACGCTGGCGCGGAAGATGGCCGAGGATGCGGAACTCTGCAAACGGGCGGAGACCCGCGCCGTCTCCGCGATGTTCACCGACCTCGCGGGCTTCACCGCATTGTCCGAGCGGATCGGCGCAGAGCGCACCCAGCGCGTGTTGAACCTCACCCTCGGCCGGCTGAGCGACGCGATCATGCAGCACGAGGGGATGATCAACAAGTTCATGGGGGACGGCATCTTCGCCTTCTGGAACCCCGTCATCTACCCCCAGCCGGATCATGCCCGCCGGGCGTGCGAAGCGGCCCTCGACCTGCAAGTCGCGCTCACCGCGCTGATTACGGAACAGCGCGCCGCCGGCGGCGACGAGTCATTTGCACAGCTTTACCTGCGGATCGGCGTCGCGACCGGCAATGCGGTGGTCGGCCCCTGCGGTTCCGAGCACAAGTACGACTACACCTGCATCGGCGACTCGGTCAACGTCGCCGCCCGCCTCGAATCCGCCAACAAGTTCTACGGCACCCGGATCCTCATCAGCGGCGCGACCTTCGCCCAGACGGCCGACCTGCTGGCCGTGCGCCCGTTGGGCGGCGTGCGTGTGAAGGGCAAACAGCAGGGTGTGCCGATCTACGAGCTGCTCGGCCGGCGTGACCAGGTGCCCACGGACATCCTTGAGTACGCGGACCGTTTTGCCGCGGCCGTCACCGCATTCACCGCGCGCGACTGGGACACCGCCCTGGCCGGGTTTGAGGCCTGCTGCGCAGCGCGGCCAGACGACCGTGCTGCCCATGAATACTGCGCTGCCACGCGGGCGTTGCGGGCCGCGCCCCCGCCGGCGGACTGGTCGGGCGCCTTGGAACTGACCGAGAAGTAG